The following proteins are encoded in a genomic region of Gossypium hirsutum isolate 1008001.06 chromosome D05, Gossypium_hirsutum_v2.1, whole genome shotgun sequence:
- the LOC107915205 gene encoding PHD finger protein EHD3 isoform X2 translates to MHQFLSDDEGGIRRCIQDALLFHQENGCNVTVKDSDTCHEDKQNCSPQAGQIPNGTQHTAEKLEGVIISNGSYKELNTQTTTERCQRVFFDVIISEKFTTLCKLLLENFQGIKLDNLFHLSLINSRMKEGEYEQSPMLFTSDIQEVWRKLQGLGSEIISLAKSLSNITSASCSEQVGCSGGSAEKEKHEFCTRESETLAKPEQIEACGVFKVCTCRYCGEKADGKDCFVCDSCEEMYHVACIEPAVKMIPRKSWYCASCTGNGMGSPHENCVICNRLNAPRTLNSNVADENYNEHFETFTELEENSNCSVGNGLQLSPGSKTRRVCKICGGNFVKGEELRSCEHPYCPNKYYHVRCLTMKQLKTYCSRWYCPSCLCRACLADKDDDKIVLCDGCDAAYHIYCMKPPRTSIPSGKWFCRKCDAGIQRIQRAKRAYESKLKMKGVGGKMAYGNLELSPNQREKEESDRSRGGMDMLLSAASTLHFEEKLNATRKKS, encoded by the exons ATGCATCAGTTTTTAAGTGATGATGAAGGTGGTATACGGCGTTGCATTCAAGATGCACTTTTATTTCATCAAGAAAATGGTTGTAATGTGACAGTTAAG GATTCTGATACTTGTCATGAAGATAAACAGAACTGCTCTCCACAAGCCGGGCAGATTCCTAATGGAACTCAGCATACTGCTGAGAAGCTGGAGGGTGTTATTATATCTAATGGGTCTTATAAGGAATTAAATACTCAAACTACCACTGAGAGGTGTCAACGTGTTTTCTTTGATGTTATAATTTCAGAAAAGTTCACAACTTTGTGTAAGCTTCTCTTAGAGAATTTCCAAGGGATTAAGCTTGACAATCTTTTTCACTTAAGTCTAATAAACTCAAGGATGAAAGAGGGAGAGTATGAACAATCACCTATGCTTTTCACATCAGATATTCAGGAG GTATGGAGAAAACTTCAAGGACTTGGATCAGAAATTATATCCCTTGCGAAGAGCCTTTCAAACATTACAAGTGCTTCCTGTAGTGAACAA GTTGGATGTTCTGGTGGCAGTGCTGAAAAGGAGAAACATGAG TTCTGTACTCGGGAATCAGAAACTCTTGCTAAACCGGAGCAAATTGAAGCTTGTGGTGTCTTTAAAGTTTGCACTTGCAGGTATTGTGGGGAGAAAGCAGATGGAAAGGATTGTTTTGTATGTGATTCATGTGAGGAAATGTACCATGTTGCCTGTATTGAGCCTGCTGTGAAAATGATTCCTCGAAAAAGTTGGTATTGTGCCAGCTGCACCGGTAATGGAATGGGGTCTCCACATGAGAACTGTGTGATATGTAACAGACTGAATGCCCCACGGACTCTCAACAGCAATGTTGCTGATGAAAATTATAATGAACATTTTGAAACATTTACTGAATTGGAAGAAAATTCAAACTGTAGTGTTGGTAATGGGCTTCAGTTATCACCGGGGAGCAAAACCCGGCGTGTTTGCAAAATTTGTGGAGGTAATTTTGTCAAAGGTGAGGAGTTAAGGAGTTGCGAGCATCCTTACTGCCCCAATAAATATTACCATGTTAGGTGCCTGACAATGAAGCAGTTAAAAACATATTGTTCTCGCTGGTACTGCCCTTCTTGTCTATGTAGAGCTTGCCTTGCTGACAAAGATGATGATAAGATTGTTTTATGTGATGGCTGTGATGCTGCATACCACATTTATTGCATGAAACCACCACGAACTTCAATCCCAAGCGGAAAATGGTTTTGTAGAAAATGTGATGCTGGGATCCAGCGAATACAGAGAGCTAAAAGAGCATATGAAAGTAAGCTGAAAATGAAGGGCGTAGGAGGTAAAATGGCATATGGTAATCTGGAATTGAGCCCGAATCAGAGAGAGAAAGAGGAATCTGATAGAAGTAGAGGTGGAATGGACATGCTTCTATCTGCTGCCAGTACTCTACACTTTGAGGAGAAGTTGAATGCGACTCGCAAGAAGAGTTAG
- the LOC107915204 gene encoding PHD finger protein EHD3 isoform X3 has translation MHQFLNGDEGGIRRCIQDALLFHQENDCNVTVKDSDTCHEDKQNCSPQAGQIPNGTQHTAEKLKGVISNGSYKELYPQTTTERCQRVFFDVIISEKFTSLCKLLLENFQGIKLDNLFHLSLINSRMKEGEYERSPMLFASDIQEGHCETSDKFFAIFNEERLKSQCKGPFNFLKVWRKLQVLGSEMISLAKSLSNITSASCSEQVGCSGGSAEKEEHEFCTRESEILAKREQIEACGVFKVFTCRFCGEKADGKDCLVCDSCEEMYHVACIEPALKVIPPKSWYCASCTGNGMGSPHENCVICDRLNAPRTLNSNVADENYNEHFETSTELEENSNCSVGNWLQLSPGSKTRLVCKICGGNFVKGEKLRSCEHPYCPNKYYHVTCLTMKQLKTYCSRWYCPSCLCRACLADKDDDKIVLCDGCDAAYHIYCMKPPQTSIPSGKWFCRKCDAGIQRIQRAKRAYESKLKMKGVGGKMAYGNLESSLNQREKEESDKSRGGMDMLLSAASSLHFVEKLNANRKS, from the exons ATGCATCAGTTTTTAAATGGTGATGAAGGTGGTATACGACGTTGCATTCAAGATGCACTTTTATTTCATCAAGAAAATGATTGTAATGTGACAGTTAAG GATTCTGATACTTGTCATGAAGATAAACAGAACTGCTCTCCACAAGCCGGGCAGATTCCTAATGGAACTCAGCATACTGCTGAGAAGCTGAAGGGTGTTATATCTAATGGGTCTTATAAGGAGTTATATCCTCAAACTACCACTGAGAGGTGTCAACGTGTTTTCTTTGATGTTATAATTTCAGAAAAGTTCACATCTTTGTGTAAGCTTCTCTTAGAGAATTTCCAAGGGATTAAGCTTGACAATCTTTTTCACTTAAGTCTAATAAACTCAAGGATGAAAGAGGGAGAGTACGAGAGATCACCTATGCTTTTTGCATCAGATATTCAGGAG GGTCATTGTGAGACTTCTGATAAATTCTTTGCCATATTCAATGAAGAGAG ATTGAAGTCTCAATGTAAGGGACCTTTTAATTTCTTGAAG GTATGGAGAAAACTTCAAGTACTAGGATCAGAAATGATATCCCTTGCGAAGAGCCTTTCAAACATCACAAGCGCTTCCTGTAGTGAACAA GTTGGATGTTCTGGTGGCAGTGCTGAAAAGGAGGAACATGAG TTCTGTACTCGGGAATCAGAAATTCTTGCTAAACGGGAGCAAATTGAAGCTTGTGGTGTCTTTAAAGTTTTCACTTGCAGGTTTTGTGGGGAGAAAGCGGATGGGAAGGATTGTTTAGTATGTGATTCATGTGAGGAAATGTACCATGTTGCCTGTATTGAGCCTGCTCTGAAAGTGATTCCACCAAAAAGTTGGTATTGTGCCAGCTGCACCGGTAATGGAATGGGATCTCCACATGAGAACTGTGTGATATGTGACAGACTGAATGCCCCGCGGACTCTCAACAGCAATGTTGCTGATGAAAATTATAATGAACATTTTGAAACATCTACTGAATTGGAAGAAAATTCAAACTGTAGTGTTGGTAATTGGCTTCAGTTATCACCAGGGAGCAAAACCCGGCTTGTTTGCAAAATTTGTggaggtaattttgtaaaaggtGAGAAGTTAAGGAGTTGCGAGCATCCTTACTGCCCCAATAAATATTACCATGTTACGTGCCTGACAATGAAGCAGTTAAAAACATATTGTTCTCGCTGGTACTGCCCTTCTTGTCTGTGTAGAGCTTGCCTTGCTGACAAAGATGATGATAAGATTGTTTTATGTGATGGCTGTGATGCTGCATACCACATTTATTGCATGAAACCACCACAAACTTCAATCCCAAGCGGAAAATGGTTTTGTAGAAAATGTGATGCTGGGATCCAGCGAATACAGAGAGCTAAAAGAGCATATGAAAGTAAGCTGAAAATGAAGGGCGTAGGAGGTAAAATGGCATATGGTAATCTGGAATCGAGCCTGAATCAGAGAGAGAAAGAGGAATCTGATAAAAGTAGAGGTGGAATGGACATGCTTCTATCTGCTGCCAGTTCTCTACACTTTGTGGAGAAGTTGAATGCAAATCGCAAGAGTTAG
- the LOC107915206 gene encoding tetratricopeptide repeat protein 33: protein MKLTWNKNKSNNKKRSREAIANYPNLPFDLQDPSHDDMQLQNQEHAHSQHQDKPSADALDSDFKQLAQFFQAQGNKLAEDGKFREALGKWETALNLMPENAVLLEQKAQVLLELGDAWSALKAATRATELESSWAEAWITLGRSQLNFGEPDSAIESFGRALAIKPDSVEAQDDRKTASHLIKKRKQLHSSGLSTDKNRYMVGDSTESS from the exons ATGAAGCTAACGTGGAATAAGAACAAGAGCAACAACAAGAAGCGGTCCAGGGAAGCTATTGCAAACTACCCTAATCTTCCCTTTGATCTACAAGATCCCTCGCATGATGATATGCAGTTGCAGAATCAAGAACACGCCCATTCTCAACATCAAGACAAGCCCTCTGCTGATGCTTTGGATTCtgactttaaacaacttgcccaATTCTTCCAAGCCCAAGGCAACAAGCTTGCTgag GATGGGAAATTCCGGGAAGCACTTGGGAAGTGGGAGACAGCACTTAATTTGATGCCTGAAAATGCAGTTTTGCTTGAACAGAAGGCACAAGTTCTACTCGAGCTAGGGGATGCATGGAGTGCATTGAAGGCAGCCACTC GAGCCACTGAATTGGAATCATCATGGGCTGAG GCATGGATTACTCTTGGTAGATCACAATTAAACTTTGGAGAGCCCGATAGTGCCATTGAGAGTTTTGGCAGGGCATTAGCTATCAAG CCTGATTCTGTGGAGGCACAAGACGACAGGAAAACTGCATCGCATCttataaagaaaagaaagcagCTTCATTCTTCAGGCCTGAGTACTGATAAAAACCGTTATATGGTAGGTGATAGTACCGAGTCTTCTTGA
- the LOC107915205 gene encoding PHD finger protein EHD3 isoform X1, with translation MGVEEGTINSEGAEIGEEIRCFKIEPMNNGFGSEFANDSGDGSSGASENLRTYKRRRQLRSSSNIEVQDGGRASIDQVTLPFTDHCASLNDSNYRLQRKWRNVVLENMHQFLSDDEGGIRRCIQDALLFHQENGCNVTVKDSDTCHEDKQNCSPQAGQIPNGTQHTAEKLEGVIISNGSYKELNTQTTTERCQRVFFDVIISEKFTTLCKLLLENFQGIKLDNLFHLSLINSRMKEGEYEQSPMLFTSDIQEVWRKLQGLGSEIISLAKSLSNITSASCSEQVGCSGGSAEKEKHEFCTRESETLAKPEQIEACGVFKVCTCRYCGEKADGKDCFVCDSCEEMYHVACIEPAVKMIPRKSWYCASCTGNGMGSPHENCVICNRLNAPRTLNSNVADENYNEHFETFTELEENSNCSVGNGLQLSPGSKTRRVCKICGGNFVKGEELRSCEHPYCPNKYYHVRCLTMKQLKTYCSRWYCPSCLCRACLADKDDDKIVLCDGCDAAYHIYCMKPPRTSIPSGKWFCRKCDAGIQRIQRAKRAYESKLKMKGVGGKMAYGNLELSPNQREKEESDRSRGGMDMLLSAASTLHFEEKLNATRKKS, from the exons ATGGGTGTTGAAGAGGGGACAATCAACAGTGAAGGAGCAGAGATTGGGGAGGAGATTAGGTGCTTCAAGATTGAACCAATGAATAATGGGTTTGGGTCTGAATTTGCAAATGATTCTGGTGATGGGAGTTCTGGGGCAAGTGAGAATTTACGAACATATAAGAGGCGGAGACAGTTAAGGTCAAGTTCAAATATTGAAGTGCAAGATGGTGGGAGAGCTTCTATAGACCAG GTCACTCTTCCTTTTACAGATCATTGTGCTTCTTTAAATGATTCCAATTATCGTCTACAAAGGAAGTGGAGAAATGTTGTATTGGAGAACATGCATCAGTTTTTAAGTGATGATGAAGGTGGTATACGGCGTTGCATTCAAGATGCACTTTTATTTCATCAAGAAAATGGTTGTAATGTGACAGTTAAG GATTCTGATACTTGTCATGAAGATAAACAGAACTGCTCTCCACAAGCCGGGCAGATTCCTAATGGAACTCAGCATACTGCTGAGAAGCTGGAGGGTGTTATTATATCTAATGGGTCTTATAAGGAATTAAATACTCAAACTACCACTGAGAGGTGTCAACGTGTTTTCTTTGATGTTATAATTTCAGAAAAGTTCACAACTTTGTGTAAGCTTCTCTTAGAGAATTTCCAAGGGATTAAGCTTGACAATCTTTTTCACTTAAGTCTAATAAACTCAAGGATGAAAGAGGGAGAGTATGAACAATCACCTATGCTTTTCACATCAGATATTCAGGAG GTATGGAGAAAACTTCAAGGACTTGGATCAGAAATTATATCCCTTGCGAAGAGCCTTTCAAACATTACAAGTGCTTCCTGTAGTGAACAA GTTGGATGTTCTGGTGGCAGTGCTGAAAAGGAGAAACATGAG TTCTGTACTCGGGAATCAGAAACTCTTGCTAAACCGGAGCAAATTGAAGCTTGTGGTGTCTTTAAAGTTTGCACTTGCAGGTATTGTGGGGAGAAAGCAGATGGAAAGGATTGTTTTGTATGTGATTCATGTGAGGAAATGTACCATGTTGCCTGTATTGAGCCTGCTGTGAAAATGATTCCTCGAAAAAGTTGGTATTGTGCCAGCTGCACCGGTAATGGAATGGGGTCTCCACATGAGAACTGTGTGATATGTAACAGACTGAATGCCCCACGGACTCTCAACAGCAATGTTGCTGATGAAAATTATAATGAACATTTTGAAACATTTACTGAATTGGAAGAAAATTCAAACTGTAGTGTTGGTAATGGGCTTCAGTTATCACCGGGGAGCAAAACCCGGCGTGTTTGCAAAATTTGTGGAGGTAATTTTGTCAAAGGTGAGGAGTTAAGGAGTTGCGAGCATCCTTACTGCCCCAATAAATATTACCATGTTAGGTGCCTGACAATGAAGCAGTTAAAAACATATTGTTCTCGCTGGTACTGCCCTTCTTGTCTATGTAGAGCTTGCCTTGCTGACAAAGATGATGATAAGATTGTTTTATGTGATGGCTGTGATGCTGCATACCACATTTATTGCATGAAACCACCACGAACTTCAATCCCAAGCGGAAAATGGTTTTGTAGAAAATGTGATGCTGGGATCCAGCGAATACAGAGAGCTAAAAGAGCATATGAAAGTAAGCTGAAAATGAAGGGCGTAGGAGGTAAAATGGCATATGGTAATCTGGAATTGAGCCCGAATCAGAGAGAGAAAGAGGAATCTGATAGAAGTAGAGGTGGAATGGACATGCTTCTATCTGCTGCCAGTACTCTACACTTTGAGGAGAAGTTGAATGCGACTCGCAAGAAGAGTTAG